Genomic segment of Arachis hypogaea cultivar Tifrunner chromosome 16, arahy.Tifrunner.gnm2.J5K5, whole genome shotgun sequence:
acattaatgaatgaatgaatctgAACTTAATGAAGATGGATCAGATTTTGTTTCTAAAGTTGTATTGAAAATTCTTCTATGTACTTTGAAACTGCATTTTCACTCTCATACTAAACTTATCTTTTATCATGATCTGGCAGTGTTTTGCATAGATTATTGAAATTGGGGATCCTGGGGGATCCTTGTGGGTTTTTGTTGACTAATATACAGGTATCTGTGATCCAACCGGTTTCGGGAGTCGGACTAGCAATTCTTTCAATCTTCTCTCATTTTTATCTGAAGGAAATCATGAATGCTGTTGATTGGGTTGGCATTGCCTTGGCAGGTGTTGGCACAATAGGTAATGTAAGTTTTGAATCGCCTGCATAGTATTACTTTATgttttgattcttttgcatcatgCAAACACAATAATGAGCTAAGTTGTAGGTGTTACTCGGTAGTTATAAAAAGATTTGTAGACTGTGTATCAAGGTTATCAACTCAAGAGTTCACTTAAACTCGCGGACTTTAGGTAAACTTGAATCATAAAACTCTACTTGTCAACTCATAAGAGTTTACTTGTAAACTTTATAACCTTATTTTGGATCCATTGTTGTGAGTTGTAACCATTTTATTTGTGTATATACTAAATGCTACACTCGTTGACAATGGACGAAGGCTTTGGGGTTTTTGTTAAATCTTTTGTTTGGCTGCTAATAAGACTAAGCATGCAGTCTTTTAACTCAATCCGCCAAATTGTCGCTGTACTACTATATGCATATGCATTTGTGCAATGCTATTTGTTAACTGTTACATCATTACATGCTTTTCGAATTTTAGGAGTTGGTGCCGGAGGTGAAGAGCAAGAGGCGGCTACTCTGTCCATTTTTCACATACCATGTCTggcatttgttgttgccatcttgTTTGTAGGTACCTTGTCTTATGAAGAAACTACTTTAATTTTCACATGCTTTTATATTCCAAAACAGTTTTGTGTATTAGCAAGAATTCATTTGTGTCACTTGATTTTACAATGACTAGCTTTTGAGGAAATGCATTTGGAAAGACAAAAAATCCTGTTGTTATCTGGAAAACTACACATGGAATTGCTGCAAACTCATATCGAGTCTTGAATCTGATGCAATAAACCCTTATTAGTGGCATATAATTGTGCACAATGTTGTATACATTTTTCTTAATCATTTCATATCAATATTATCCCCGTTAGGTCTCTTGAAATGCATTAAATcaattatgctttcctttttctttatggGGTAGCATTATCAAAAGACAATTGGTCATTACAAAACTTATGAAtggaattttttataataggTTTCAGCAACTCCTCTTCAGAATATTGTAATCCAGCAGTGCAATCGAGTTTTATTACTTTCTTTGAGACTTCATTATTCTTTTAATTGATATAAACAGTTGTATAGGTATTGCTTAATGGAGGGCTTAGAATATGCAGGCGTCATCGAAGAGAACAAGAGATGGTAACTCGTGCTTTCATCATATCTTTAGATTTACATGTTTgtgtttattttcattattatcaCCTGCAAATAGTGATTAATTGACAATTTTAAGTTATATACAGATGGAATACGATGTTGTTGAGGAAATTATTTATGGCTTGGAATCTGGAATTTTGTTTGGGTACTTTTCCTTCCCTCCCTACTCTATTTATGTGTCCCCTTCTTTTAGAGTTAAATAAGAGTTTCCTTCTTTAACACGATTAAATTAGCCGTTGCTTGCTTTGGTAATATTGCATGCATTTTTATTTCACTTGTTTTAACGCAATGCTTTGGCATTGGTTGTGATTGTAGCATTTCTTTCCGTTTGTCTAGTTAGAATGGCTAGTTTATGCGACAAGCGCATTCATATGGCGTAAAATTAGAAGAACTTGATTATATGTCTTGACTCTTAATTATGTTTACACCAAAATGCAGGATGTCTTCGGTAATTTCAAAGATGGGATTTCTGTTCCTAGAGCAAGGTTTTCACCAACTGTTGGTTCCTCTGTGCATCATATTCAGTGTGTGTTGTAGTGGAACAGGGTTTTACTACCAGGTATTATGAAGGCCTATTTTCTATGATCTAACTCTGTGTGAACTTTAATTCAAGTTCTACGCTGCCGATTCCGGTTTTGATTACCTCGAATAAAAATTCGTTCTCTTCTGCGCTATGCAGACACGGGGACTAAAGCACGGTAGGGCTATTGTGGTTTCTACATGTGCAGCCGTGGCATCAATTGTGAGCGGTGTACTAGCTGGAATGCTTGCATTGGGTGAAAGACTGCCTTCTGCCCCGAAAGCTCGCTTGGCACTTCTTCTTGGATGGTAATATAAGATTTtttgcttttatttgttaattccAATTACTTACATAATCTTAGTATAAAAATTTTCACACCATTACACAtaatattagtataaaaattttGGTGGTTATCATTTTTAGATCGAAAAGTGTCCATCCAAGAATCCAAACTTATTACTCTTTTTCATATTGATCTGATCAATAAAAATTTCTGCCTGACATTTAGTTGTCCGTTTGAAACATTTTTCGGCTTTTATCGAATTTTTGTTGCTATTAGGAGAATTGGGATCAAAGAGCTAGATCAGTATCATTATTATGGTCTAGCGATTCTTGTTTCGCAAGCTTGTCGCGCAGTAGCTTGAAAATAAGTTGATACTTCATACATGATAAACATTATGTTATGTTGCAGGCTACTTATAATCACGGGTGTAATTTTACTCGTTGGTTCGACGCGGCTAGTGAAATTCCTCTCGTGTTCTTCAGGACGCACGAAAAGAAGCAATGCTGATAAGAGTTACGGCGCTAGAAGACCAAGTTCTTTGCGTATAAGGGAACCGAATCCAAGCACCGTGATACCAGCCACGACGTTAAATCATCTGCTGCCATCGGCTTCCAAAGAAAAAGCTTGAGTCAAGGTTAGCCGGAAAAGAATGAATGTTATTTCATCGATTTGGCGATTTGGCGAATTTAGGGTTAAGGGTTGTATACTGTATAATGATCTAACAGTGTTGCTTTCATCAGAAGGCATGAATGTTTTTAGGATCATTCCTTCTGGTTTCaaatattttggattgatttAGACACCACCTTGTAAAAACTATTAATGTACTTTTAAGGATTGTATATGAGAGTGCTGGTGACAATGACATaacacattttatttatttttgatataacacagaatttgttttatttttgcatgaaaatgaatttgtaatGCACAACAATaatgatataatataattataattatttgtgtGCACTGGTGAAGTAGTGATACTTGCATATAAACAATAGCAACATGCCCAGAAACTATATTAAAGCTTAGTTAGCTTTTAACGTATAAGAATaatttatatctttatatatatatgcccAGGTTAATGATTTTGAGTTGCAATAAATCTGGAGAAACAATATAGATTTtggatgttattttttttaatgtacaaATCTTCTGTTagtttattcttcttcttgttcccATTAGTAAGAGCAATTGAGTTAACATTCTTGTTTTGATTAAGGATTGTTATGTTAGAAAAGAACGAAATCTTCGAAAACACTTAAGTTTAATAAAATTCAGAATAACATGACAAATCAACCAATTCTTATTGTTTGTGTAAAGTTAATTACAGAGACTGATTTAACAAAACAAGTATTagaattatacttttaaaataactatttatttacatttttttaacaattagaaTAATAATGCTACATaattaacacaaattaaagaaccCTACGGAACACAAGAAAAGAAAGGTTCCTTGAAGTTGTAGTGGTAAGCCTGGTAATTAAGTGGAATATAGCATGGTGAAGATGAACCTATTCATCTTTGAAATATGATTCTGCGGCACAATGGGCAAGAATATGGCGACTCACAGTTGGCACAGCGTCGGAGCCAGCGGAGCAAGCAGCGATCATGAAAAACATGCTTGCAATTCGTACGAACAATTTCTACGCTTGAATCTTCATTACCATGTTCAAACTTCTCCAAACAAATGGCGCATTCAGCATCAGAATCTTGAACAACATTGTAGGAGGTAACATGAAGGTTGACAACAATCTCCCGCGTGTTGGAGTCACAGCTTCTTGCAGTTTGGACTATGTTAGATAAAATTTGGTCTAATAGGTGAGGGGACACACTTAGTGAAGAACAGATTTGTTGTAACAAGATTGTGTCTTCTCTGCTGAGGTGTGTGAGTGGAGTACCACTACATAGGATCTCTGAAGGAACCAATATTGCTTCCCTGGCTGTACTTGTAGTACAACAAGACTGAACCTCGGCACCTGGATTTGAGCTTTCAATAATTTGGATCAATTTTTTGGTGCAATTGAAGATGATCGAGAAGCAATCACCGAAATCAAACTCTTCTTCAATGGGAGTGATTTGCAAAGAAAAAGAGGGGAATTCCATGGAAACGTATTATAAGAAACCTTTAAAGAATCTCCTTAACAACTTAGATAAGAGGAAGAGGAATAAAAATTGAGAGACACTGACACACAGAATTATTTTAGTATTGAATTTTTCAATCTTCTTCATGCAACAAGTAattcacctcacttaatcacactaaaattttattcatcaaaattatgTAAATTATCTCACAAAAAGTGTTTAAATAGGATCCTAATAAACTaactaaaaaataagataagataaaataacttaatttaaattttctaaaaataagataattaccataattatatattaaatactaaagataagataactaaattgaaacttgatttaaattttatttattttaggataaattacatttatttaatgtaaattaaatttaattaatttgatttatattgaGTTACAAATGAAAAAATCatataacaaaatttaatttaagaCATCTACTTAATATTAATTCTCAATctatttattcatataatttatccaaaaataaaagttTTCTTATATGAATATGAATACAGATTTTTCGTGTTGAATAGTTAAAATAGGTGTccaaaattaattatatgtaaaaaattaaaaatgaacaaaaatattttgattttagaTCAATAAAATTATGggtctgctacacatacaagtaaaaaggCCCTATAAATTTTACAAGTTCCCAACCCACACTTCATTCACACGTGCACTCATCTCTCTTTGAATGGAACGTAAACTACACGCGCCCCACTCAACGGTTGCTCTTCGCAAAATAGCGCTCCTTAATGGCGCACTCTTCTACTTTTCCAAGCCCTTTGAAGAAACACAAACCGTCCATTTTCGAGCAACATTCCAAACTGCAGAGATAGGACTCGTTGCGAATATTAGAACTCTCCATCAACACAACATAGAACTCTCGATCAATAATCTCCAGAAAAAACGAATTTATAATGTTCAAGGTACGTTACGTTACTATTTTACTCATATTGTATATTTTCCACATTTCGAAAacgaagaactaggttttactgttcttctacgttcttctaggttttactgttcttcttgttctaggtctcattttacagtttttaatgttctacttgttctaggttttactgttattcttgcTTCTAGGTTATTCTGTTCTTCTTAGTTGTTCTAGGTGTTACTGTTCTTGGTGTTCTAGTtcttctggtaactgatttttgggaGTATATTTCGTGAtttggtggtgtatattgagtattttgttgggtgtatatagcataatttgttgggtgtatatttctgaactgatatactgtaaATATAGTCAACAGTTGCAACTATTCTAatatttgcttgtccatgggtgtatattgcttgaccttgtatattaatgcatgtttgagtgatatctgactgatatctatgggtgtatctaaatcatatctatgggtgtatcttactgatatcttggGTGTATTtctcatttcagaaaaaatggcaggcagaaaccaagctgaaaaaaatgtaagaacaaatatatgtcttagatgaaattagttttatataatagaaatatatctgactataattttgctttgtttacaacAAACCAAAAACCTTAAGTGTGCAACACATTTGTTAAGTGAGAAATCAGAAACATGAGCGAGGAGAAGAAAACAATTGTTAGGGATTTGGGATTTGGTGGCCTGATGTACATCCCGCTGCTAAAGGTGCATCACCAAattgtcagatagattctaaggatattgacactgattaatgtaaatgttatatagtcctataacaaattgaacacatgctgtaaaaattttccaattataatccagtttattgtaaaatttctttcaataattaaactctctctgctgtattcaaaatgtatgaattacaggtactataatatgaaggaaaacatcaaaccaaatatacacccataacctaccattttttacacccaaagaaagttgaatatacacccaaaaatctatcccctgatgctttatccctaaaatcctgaaccctaaacacttaaaacctaaaccctaaaccctaacccgtaaaccctaaaaccataaatcgtaaactctaaaaccctaaatcctaatacctaaaacccttaaaccgttgtaaaaaaaagtattttataacataaaaaacAAGATTCtaaagtatatatatgtatatatatgtaaaatgtgaaatacaagaaaattcagaaatacacccaaaagaacacTGCTTTTACACCCAaaagaatgcatgctctcgcttttttgtgtgcttctcatccctgttcagaagtggtgatccagatagattggaacccatatatgacagtcttcatagagatctgcagaatacacccaaacacagactataaatacacccgaaaaaACTTAAATTTACACATCGGTTGTagattttaaacaaacattacctgaaagccacttgttgtccactttcagcagaaaatcatttcaattcctatcaaatga
This window contains:
- the LOC112697651 gene encoding probable magnesium transporter NIPA9 isoform X1, which gives rise to MWESIVLTVAATAGNNIGKILQKKGTVILPPLSLKLKVIRAYAFNKIWVIGFLMDIGGALLMLRALSLAPVSVIQPVSGVGLAILSIFSHFYLKEIMNAVDWVGIALAGVGTIGNVLLGSYKKICRLCIKVINSRVHLNSRTLGVGAGGEEQEAATLSIFHIPCLAFVVAILFLYRYCLMEGLEYAGVIEENKRCYIQMEYDVVEEIIYGLESGILFGMSSVISKMGFLFLEQGFHQLLVPLCIIFSVCCSGTGFYYQTRGLKHGRAIVVSTCAAVASIVSGVLAGMLALGERLPSAPKARLALLLGWLLIITGVILLVGSTRLVKFLSCSSGRTKRSNADKSYGARRPSSLRIREPNPSTVIPATTLNHLLPSASKEKA
- the LOC112697651 gene encoding probable magnesium transporter NIPA9 isoform X2: MWESIVLTVAATAGNNIGKILQKKGTVILPPLSLKLKVIRAYAFNKIWVIGFLMDIGGALLMLRALSLAPVSVIQPVSGVGLAILSIFSHFYLKEIMNAVDWVGIALAGVGTIGNVLLGSYKKICRLCIKVINSRVHLNSRTLGVGAGGEEQEAATLSIFHIPCLAFVVAILFVLLNGGLRICRRHRREQEMMEYDVVEEIIYGLESGILFGMSSVISKMGFLFLEQGFHQLLVPLCIIFSVCCSGTGFYYQTRGLKHGRAIVVSTCAAVASIVSGVLAGMLALGERLPSAPKARLALLLGWLLIITGVILLVGSTRLVKFLSCSSGRTKRSNADKSYGARRPSSLRIREPNPSTVIPATTLNHLLPSASKEKA
- the LOC112697651 gene encoding probable magnesium transporter NIPA9 isoform X4, with product MWESIVLTVAATAGNNIGKILQKKGTVILPPLSLKLKVIRAYAFNKIWVIGFLMDIGGALLMLRALSLAPVSVIQPVSGVGLAILSIFSHFYLKEIMNAVDWVGIALAGVGTIGNELVPEVKSKRRLLCPFFTYHVWHLLLPSCLYCLMEGLEYAGVIEENKRCYIQMEYDVVEEIIYGLESGILFGMSSVISKMGFLFLEQGFHQLLVPLCIIFSVCCSGTGFYYQTRGLKHGRAIVVSTCAAVASIVSGVLAGMLALGERLPSAPKARLALLLGWLLIITGVILLVGSTRLVKFLSCSSGRTKRSNADKSYGARRPSSLRIREPNPSTVIPATTLNHLLPSASKEKA
- the LOC112697651 gene encoding probable magnesium transporter NIPA9 isoform X5; this translates as MWESIVLTVAATAGNNIGKILQKKGTVILPPLSLKLKVIRAYAFNKIWVIGFLMDIGGALLMLRALSLAPVSVIQPVSGVGLAILSIFSHFYLKEIMNAVDWVGIALAGVGTIGVGAGGEEQEAATLSIFHIPCLAFVVAILFVLLNGGLRICRRHRREQEMMEYDVVEEIIYGLESGILFGMSSVISKMGFLFLEQGFHQLLVPLCIIFSVCCSGTGFYYQTRGLKHGRAIVVSTCAAVASIVSGVLAGMLALGERLPSAPKARLALLLGWLLIITGVILLVGSTRLVKFLSCSSGRTKRSNADKSYGARRPSSLRIREPNPSTVIPATTLNHLLPSASKEKA
- the LOC112697651 gene encoding probable magnesium transporter NIPA9 isoform X3, with the translated sequence MWESIVLTVAATAGNNIGKILQKKGTVILPPLSLKLKVIRAYAFNKIWVIGFLMDIGGALLMLRALSLAPVSVIQPVSGVGLAILSIFSHFYLKEIMNAVDWVGIALAGVGTIGVGAGGEEQEAATLSIFHIPCLAFVVAILFLYRYCLMEGLEYAGVIEENKRCYIQMEYDVVEEIIYGLESGILFGMSSVISKMGFLFLEQGFHQLLVPLCIIFSVCCSGTGFYYQTRGLKHGRAIVVSTCAAVASIVSGVLAGMLALGERLPSAPKARLALLLGWLLIITGVILLVGSTRLVKFLSCSSGRTKRSNADKSYGARRPSSLRIREPNPSTVIPATTLNHLLPSASKEKA
- the LOC112805952 gene encoding uncharacterized protein, with translation MEFPSFSLQITPIEEEFDFGDCFSIIFNCTKKLIQIIESSNPGAEVQSCCTTSTAREAILVPSEILCSGTPLTHLSREDTILLQQICSSLSVSPHLLDQILSNIVQTARSCDSNTREIVVNLHVTSYNVVQDSDAECAICLEKFEHGNEDSSVEIVRTNCKHVFHDRCLLRWLRRCANCESPYSCPLCRRIIFQR